One region of Culex pipiens pallens isolate TS chromosome 2, TS_CPP_V2, whole genome shotgun sequence genomic DNA includes:
- the LOC120413888 gene encoding transcriptional regulator ATRX-like isoform X2, with protein sequence MAYSDTDESSVGISSRSGSWQIDSGSSDYEGGVAPAAPKVPTVVGGRRRNPRRRAAKEAGSFRAPSELRSDDSLKVGKKKKKKGVAPAPKVVLPAGERKRNTRKKPQVAAIARSSEVSGEEEEGEDSVAQMRAMLRLPTVLIQVRKYGMDIVDICDQMENLLLDEGNNDEMSRLKQKLNKLSEKCYQKVRAEFDCENFKEPKPRLSRRDKHKPKPVIESDDDSPMRPRRLARSDSVDYTSPDKTGDSTEQQPDNSHQRDESAKDSGNPSSGQDESPSKNDTDVEPEAPSVDEPEDMEPIRDCPPENSYETSIMDITDGDPDCNLFFDTELMAEVCPPPTDSMINETPSINDDIFHGLQNDHDAYTTPIHREIVPPAEPARPASPKKRVTQECNTTDTPTTSIGSRSSVDSHRRRVLPATETPVVQQSLERYFTKKPVEPVEQPPVDDEVLFVSATAGRRQKAGDVQIKSEPEPKPDVFVTPEYVPKPVTVVTNQNQPEYVAAPTGQYQPEPVVPEYVPEPVAAATSRAQYRPKSVAIPTPEYEPEPGPSKAPAKQWMVQKLEAKGPKFITNSDPNPNREPTVEELQYIVPHQPKFSVPPAPTGENPDLELMKNEIDCRTRIPDLSWIAQKAIREEGQRAKRVERNNEKLQQQLQHYQTTMPENQLILDYDTDSKTFIRVHPELVKTMKPHQREGVKFMYDCCYGGVSDVKNSNGSGCILAHCMGLGKTLQVIALMNTVVCYPKMKTKRIIVICPKSTVMNWAQEIQHWLGDIQSGVKLKVFYLPDSSNIIKKLEVLRGFHSISGRMASVLLIGYEAFRSLVFYDASNRKGEKHSEGVRTEVRRVLINPGADLVILDEGHIIKNRKSQTNLSVAEIATKRRIILTGTPIQNNLNEYYCMVNFVKPAYLGSEKEFNEHYATPIKQGQHADSAVADVKYMKYRSYVLHKNLVNFVQRKEFDVLRGFLPEKYEYVLYVPLTPVQEDLYEQYLKRNPLRQETGGAHLLEDYTFMRKIWTHPIVLERAWETAMKKKYGVQERRRATRRAHGFDSSSDDDDDDDKDRTRAITNIWWKQIISADDLESLFPSNKMILLFEILRLCQERGEKCLIFSGYVMVLNMVEHFMKMIDEQGTNPKAALYGFNKFRGPWRPGMDFYRIDGGTSKSTRHEMITKFNDPKNLVTRVFLISTKAGGQGINLVGANRVIILDTSWNPAVDQQGIFRIYRLGQQKPCYIYRLLAMHSMEEKVYSRAVTKQAMSHRVADKKQVDRNYSMADLEELYHFERVDMAARPNAAPAEDELLSNLLWNKHKLIFRYHTHETMLDNKTEQDLTEAEKKVAWAQFKSKHHTTDGVAGLGLDILGGGLGPTDSQLSDPDLDSQVLTELDLACTPNYDDDVKPEQQAPLPPLALPVRQMAPPTPNNKATIFGDDPYNTSYGGGLSIIEEQRQRLSLKPELGVKRAASQVTVSAAEVELLRELEENAVQKKVKGEDDHYEPPAKKKVAARDVPVMDTIDLLNLSYEGDSEEPLEESREEQSTEMEVSIPPSVPVLKSDSGLSMIEYDPVGSTQELASYAETTTTTMNSTVDQIVPPPPVSYEKFKASLVEDPSVTTSTTTASPAAVVVVATCSSPAAVPAPRVIMTRSMKRAAVPLKAGDVPAIKAAKKIK encoded by the exons ATGGCCTATTCCGACACGGACGAATCGTCCGTCGGAATCAGCTCCCGGTCGGGCAGCTGGCAGATCGATTCCGGCTCGTCGGATTACGAGGGGGGCGTAGCGCCAGCGGCGCCCAAGGTTCCGACTGTCGTTGGGGGGCGTAGGCGGAACCCCCGCCGGAGGGCAGCAAAGGAGGCGGGCAGCTTTCGGGCTCCTTCCGAGCTGCGCTCGGATGATTCGCTGAAGGTtgggaagaaaaagaagaagaagggcGTAGCACCAGCTCCGAAGGTCGTTCTGCCAGCCGGAGAGCGAAAGCGCAACACTCGCAAGAAGCCACAGGTTGCTGCGATTGCGCGATCTAGTGAGGTCAGCGGAGAGGAAGAGGAGGGTGAAGATTCGGTTGCCCAGATGCGGGCCATGTTGCGACTTCCGACGGTGCTGATCCAGGTGCGCAAGTACGGTATGGATATCGTGGACATTTGCGACCAGATGGAAAACTTGTTGCTTGACGAGGGGAATAACGACGAGATGAGTCGACTTAAGCAGAAGCTGAACAAGTTGAGCGAGAAG TGCTACCAGAAGGTGCGAGCTGAGTTTGACTGCGAAAATTTTAAGGAACCCAAGCCGAGATTGTCCCGTCGGGACAAACACAAGCCAAAACCGGTCATCGAGTCGGACGATGACTCCCCGATGCGTCCCCGGCGTTTGGCTCGATCCGACAGTGTTGATTACACATCGCCGGACAAAACTGGCGATTCGACGGAGCAACAGCCGGACAATTCACACCAACGGGATGAATCTGCCAAAGACAGTGGCAATCCGTCCTCTGGTCAGGATGAATCGCCGTCGAAGAATGACACGGACGTTGAACCCGAAGCCCCGTCTGTTGACGAGCCCGAAGACATGGAACCGATTCGTGACTGCCCACCCGAGAACAGCTACGAAACTAGCATCATGGACATTACGGACGGCGATCCGGATTGCAATCTGTTCTTCGACACGGAGCTGATGGCCGAAGTTTGTCCACCGCCAACCGACAGTATGATCAACGAGACACCTTCAATAAATGATGACATTTTCCACGGACTGCAAAACGATCACGATGCGTACACGACACCGATTCACCGGGAGATTGTACCGCCGGCGGAACCGGCTCGACCTGCGTCGCCCAAAAAGCGGGTTACACAGGAGTGCAACACCACGGACACGCCAACCACCAGCATCGGTTCGCGATCTTCGGTCGATTCTCATCGTAGACGGGTTCTCCCGGCGACGGAAACTCCGGTGGTTCAGCAATCTCTCGAGCGGTACTTTACCAAGAAACCTGTTGAGCCAGTTGAGCAACCCCCCGTAGATGACGAAGTCCTGTTTGTCAGTGCAACGGCAGGACGTCGTCAGAAAGCTGGTGACGTTCAGATCAAATCGGAACCAGAGCCAAAGCCGGACGTATTCGTAACTCCTGAATATGTACCCAAGCCGGTCACGGTTGTAACCAATCAGAATCAACCCGAGTATGTTGCCGCTCCAACCGGCCAATATCAACCCGAGCCGGTCGTCCCAGAATATGTGCCCGAGCCGGTCGCTGCTGCAACCTCACGTGCACAGTATCGACCCAAGTCGGTCGCCATTCCAACTCCCGAATATGAACCCGAGCCCGGACCGTCAAAAGCTCCAGCGAAGCAGTGGATGGTGCAAAAACTGGAGGCCAAGGGACCCAAGTTCATCACCAACTCCGATCCCAACCCAAACCGCGAACCTACGGTTGAAGAGCTCCAGTACATCGTGCCACATCAGCCCAAGTTCAGCGTGCCGCCAGCGCCTACAGGAGAAAATCCCGACCTGGAACTAATGAAGAACGAAATCGATTGCCGTACGCGCATCCCAGATCTCTCCTGGATCGCCCAGAAAGCCATCCGTGAGGAAGGTCAACGCGCCAAACGGGTCGAGCGGAACAACGAAAAGCTACAACAGCAGCTGCAGCATTACCAGACCACAATGCCGGAGAATCAGCTGATCCTGGATTACGACACCGACAGCAAGACCTTCATCCGGGTGCACCCGGAACTGGTGAAGACAATGAAACCCCACCAACGCGAGGGCGTCAAGTTCATGTACGACTGCTGTTACGGCGGGGTTTCGGACGTCAAGAACTCCAACGGATCCGGGTGCATTCTGGCGCACTGCATGGGCCTCGGCAAGACGCTGCAGGTGATTGCCCTTATGAACACGGTTGTGTGCTACCCGAAGATGAAAACCAAGCGAATCATCGTGATCTGTCCGAAGAGCACCGTCATGAACTGGGCCCAGGAGATTCAGCACTGGCTGGGCGACATCCAGAGCGGGGTGAAGCTGAAGGTGTTCTACCTGCCGGATAGCTC CAATATCATAAAGAAGTTGGAGGTTCTTCGCGGCTTCCACTCCATATCCGGTCGCATGGCCAGCGTGCTGCTGATCGGCTATGAAGCGTTCCGTTCGTTGGTGTTCTACGACGCTAGCAACCGTAAGGGCGAGAAACATTCCGAGGGTGTACGCACTGAGGTACGCCGCGTCCTCATCAATCCGGGAGCAGATCTCGTGATTCTGGACGAGGGTCACATCATCAAGAACCGCAAGTCGCAGACGAACCTGTCGGTGGCAGAGATTGCCACCAAGCGTCGGATCATCCTGACGGGAACTCCCATCCAGAACAACCTGAACGAGTACTACTGCATGGTGAACTTCGTGAAGCCGGCCTACCTCGGAAGCGAGAAGGAATTCAACGAACACTACGCGACTCCGATCAAGCAGGGACAACACGCGGACTCTGCCGTGGCGGACGTCAAGTACATGAAGTATCGATCGTACGTTCTGCACAAAAACCTGGTCAACTTTGTCCAGCGCAAAGAGTTTGATGTGCTGCGCGGCTTTCTGCCCGAAAAGTATGAGTACGTGTTGTACGTGCCGCTCACCCCAGTACAAGAAGATCTGTACGAACAGTACCTGAAGCGGAATCCGCTGCGGCAGGAAACGGGAGGCGCACATTTGCTGGAGGATTACACCTTCATGCGTAAGATTTGGACGCACCCGATCGTGCTCGAGCGGGCTTGGGAAACGGCAATGAAGAAAAAGTACGGAGTTCAAGAGCGTCGCCGGGCAACTCGTCGAGCGCACGGCTTCGACAGCAGCTCggatgatgacgatgacgacgacaaaGATCGAACTCGCGCCATCACAAACATCTGGTGGAAGCAGATCATCAGCGCCGACGACCTGGAATCGCTCTTCCCGAGCAACAAGATGATTTTGCTGTTCGAAATCCTGCGGCTGTGCCAGGAACGCGGCGAAAAGTGTCTGATCTTCTCCGGCTACGTCATGGTGCTGAACATGGTCGAGCACTTTATGAAGATGATCGACGAGCAGGGCACGAATCCGAAGGCGGCCCTGTACGGGTTCAACAAGTTCCGCGGCCCGTGGCGTCCGGGCATGGACTTTTACCGCATCGACGGCGGAACGTCCAAGTCAACGCGGCACGAAATGATCACCAAGTTCAACGATCCGAAGAACCTCGTGACGCGCGTCTTTCTCATCTCGACCAAGGCTGGCGGCCAGGGCATTAACCTGGTGGGAGCGAATCGGGTCATCATCCTGGACACTTCGTGGAACCCGGCCGTAGATCAGCAGGGCATCTTCCGAATCTACCGACTGGGACAGCAGAAACCGTGCTACATCTACCGGCTGTTGGCGATG CATTCCATGGAGGAGAAGGTGTACTCGCGGGCCGTTACGAAACAGGCGATGAGTCACCGGGTGGCGGACAAGAAGCAGGTCGACCGCAACTATAGCATGGCCGACCTCGAGGAGTTGTACCATTTTGAGCGCGTCGACATGGCGGCCCGGCCGAACGCCGCCCCCGCCGAGGACGAGCTGCTGTCCAATTTGCTGTGGAACAAGCACAAGCTAATCTTCCGATACCACACGCACGAGACGATGCTGGACAACAAAACGGAGCAGGATCTGACCGAGGCCGAAAAGAAGGTCGCCTGGGCCCAGTTCAAGTCGAAGCATCACACGACGGATGGCGTCGCGGGACTTGGGCTGGACATTCTGGGTGGTGGACTGGGTCCAACCGACTCGCAGCTGTCCGATCCGGACTTGGACTCGCAGGTGTTGACCGAGCTGGACCTGGCATGCACTCCAaactacgacgacgacgtcaaGCCGGAACAGCAGGCACCGCTACCGCCGTTGGCTCTTCCGGTGCGACAAATGGCTCCGCCGACGCCAAACAACAAGGCGACCATTTTTGGCGATGATCCGTACAACACGAGCTACGGCGGTGGGTTGAGCATCATCGAGGAGCAGAGGCAACGGTTGAGTTTGAAGCCCGAACTGGGGGTGAAGCGCGCGGCCTCTCAAGTTACGGTCAGTGCCGCCGAGGTGGAACTGTTGCGCGAGCTTGAGGAGAATGCTGTCCAGAAGAAGGTTAAGGGAGAGGATGATCATTACGAGCCACCAGCCAAGAAGAAGGTTGCCGCGCGGGATGTTCCAGTGATGGACACAATCGACCTGTTGAACTTGTCCTACG AGGGCGACTCGGAAGAGCCGCTCGAGGAGAGTCGCGAAGAGCAGTCGACAGAGATGGAGGTGTCGATTCCACCGTCGGTTCCAGTTTTGAAGAGTGACAGCGGTTTGTCCATGATCGAGTACGATCCGGTTGGAAGCACGCAGGAGTTGGCGAGCTACGCTGAAACCACCACGACCACAATGAACTCCACCGTAGACCAGATCGTTCCACCGCCGCCGGTCAGCTACGAAAAGTTCAAGGCCAGTCTGGTCGAGGATCCGTCCGTGACGACAAGCACAACGACGGCGTCGCCAGCCGCGGTCGTCGTGGTGGCCACCTGCAGCTCTCCCGCGGCCGTGCCGGCTCCCCGCGTGATTATGACGCGCAGTATGAAACGAGCGGCCGTGCCGTTGAAAGCGGGAGATGTTCCCGCGATCAAGGCGGCGAAGAAG ATCAAATAA